AGATTTTATCGTTCCATTATCGTTGAATACAAAAAATTCCTTTAGTATGAACAGTCTAATATTAATATACATGTCCTTCATGTCCTGTAGCAAAAAATACTGTGGCAAAGCATTTATTAAGAAATTAAGAGCTTGTGTTCGGTTATTATTATTTTTTAGTTGCATTCTTATGAATCTTTCGTACCTCTCTTCTCCTAATAAAAGGTCTACATGACCATATGGGTTAAGTAATTCTGTTTTGAGATCTTGAAATGTCTTTTCATTTACGCTGCCTGTGAGAGTTATGTCGTGTAGAACATCTGTAAAAAACATTAGTATATCTTGATCTTGAATATTTGTATATGTATCAATTACATTGATTTGTAGCTGCGCAAGTTAAGATATTACTTATAAGTTGGTTGATTGTCAAATTCTTTAATTGTGTGGGTTTTTTGTCTTCTAAGAAATCATAGACTAGAGTAAAAGCATTAGCTAATTCTTTTTGTTTTTGTATGTCTGTTGATCGTATCCAATTTAAAAAGTTTTGACTTTTTTGTAATGCATTATCTGGTAATTGCTTTAACTCTATCACTTTATTAAATGCATTTATAAGAACGTCAAATTTTTGCTTTTCATCAGCAGTTAAAGTATCAGGTCTTTTTTCGTCTTGTTCAGGAGGTTTAGGCTGTAGGTTATCTGCTCCTCCTTTCTTAAGTAATCCATGTGGTGTTGTTATAGTCTTATCAGAGGTACCATTAATTTTATCCGAATTGCAACAATACAAGAATAATGTACTACAAAGTACTAATAATTTGATAAATATATTCATAATATTCTCCTTATTTAATTTTTAAATTTAATATAAATTATTATATTTTATTATTTGAGAATTATTCTACATACTTGATAAGTATTATATGTATATTTAATTTTTATGTTTATAATATTGTGGATGTTAATTTGGTGCAATATGGATTGATGGTTTCTGGTATTGATGATCCACTGTCTATGCATTTAAAGCGAAGGTTATCCATGTTGAAATAAACATGAGTAGCGATCTTATGAGTTTCTACGAATTTAAGCATAAATTTGCAGAAATTATTGTCTGTATAATTTTGCTTGAGTATATTGAGAGTTAAGTTGTAATCATGTTTTGCCTTTGAATAAATATCTTTAAGTTTTATGAAAATGGGCTTATATTTGTTATAACGTTTTAAGAATTCTTGTATCCTAGGGTAATTGAACATGACTA
This genomic stretch from Borrelia coriaceae harbors:
- a CDS encoding Mlp family lipoprotein; translated protein: MFFTDVLHDITLTGSVNEKTFQDLKTELLNPYGHVDLLLGEERYERFIRMQLKNNNNRTQALNFLINALPQYFLLQDMKDMYINIRLFILKEFFVFNDNGTIKSIDDEKLKSILDHIHTELNKCNGNETGKNNFRSRIKDYFLKDHKDTILNVDDIFNNFTTEVLSDCQK
- a CDS encoding Mlp family lipoprotein translates to MNIFIKLLVLCSTLFLYCCNSDKINGTSDKTITTPHGLLKKGGADNLQPKPPEQDEKRPDTLTADEKQKFDVLINAFNKVIELKQLPDNALQKSQNFLNWIRSTDIQKQKELANAFTLVYDFLEDKKPTQLKNLTINQLISNILTCAATNQCN